One window from the genome of Anolis sagrei isolate rAnoSag1 chromosome 4, rAnoSag1.mat, whole genome shotgun sequence encodes:
- the LOC137096956 gene encoding PH and SEC7 domain-containing protein 2-like produces the protein MMIVQYSLFITFVLFPSDEDELRKSLSELVDDKFGASAKKMSRIVDGSNPFLDVPQAQNAITYKHGILTRKTHADMDGKRTPRGRRGWKKFYAVLKGTILYLQKDEYKPDKELSEVDLKNAIRIHHALATKASDYSKKSNVLKLKTADWRVFLFQAPSKGEMLSWILRINLVAAIFSAPAFPAAICSMKKFCRPLLPSSITKLCQEEQLQSHENKMKQTVDELTEHKLHPIAKGLKSKEAEEYRLKEHYLIFEKSRYETYINLLCVKIKAGTDDLEKIEANLFTMETEDSSLRKTYSSPSISQGQLPAANSKVEKDVIEQNTSSNE, from the exons ATGATGATTGTGCAATACAGTttgtttattacttttgttttatttccaAGTGATGAAGATGAACTCCGAAAGTCATTGTCAGAACTCGTGGATGACAAATTTGGTGCCAGCGCCAAGAAAATGTCAAGGATAGTTGATGGCAGTAACCCCTTCCTGGATGTGCCTCAGGCTCAGAATGCTATTACCTACAAGCATGGGATCCTCACTCGGAAGACGCATGCAGACATGGATGGGAAGAGAA cTCCCAGAGGACGAAGAGGGTGGAAGAAGTTTTACGCTGTGCTTAAGGGAACAATTCTGTACTTGCAAAAG gatgAATACAAACCTGACAAAGAACTTTCCGAAGTAGATTTAAAGAATGCTATTCGTATTCACCATGCCTTAGCCACAAAAGCCTCCGACTACAGCAAAAAGTCCAATGTGCTGAAGCTGAAAACAGCAGACTGGCGAGTGTTCCTCTTCCAAGCCCC AAGCAAAGGAGAAATGCTGTCCTGGATCCTGAGAATAAACTTGGTGGCTGCCATTTTTTCTGCCCCTGCATTCCCAGCTGCTATCTGCTCCATGAAGAAATTCTGCCGTCCTCTCCTGCCATCTTCAATAACTAAACTCTGTCAG GAGGAACAACTGCAGTCTcatgagaacaaaatgaagcaaaCTGTAGACGAATTAACTGAGCACAAATTACACCCAATAGCAAAAGGCCTCAAATCAAAAGAGGCTGAAGAATATCGCCTGAAAGAGCATTATTTAATATTTGAG AAAAGTCGTTATGAGACGTACATAAACCTTCTGTGTGTGAAGATAAAAGCTGGGACGGATGATTTGGAAAAAATTGAAGCCAACCTCTTCACAATGGAGACTGAAGACAGTTCCTTGAGGAAGACTTATTCTAGCCCTTCCATAAGCCAAGGACAATTGCCTGCTGCAAACAGCAAGGTAGAAAAAGACGTTATAGAACAGAATACGTCAAGCAACGAATAA